A portion of the Aquicoccus sp. G2-2 genome contains these proteins:
- the lptE gene encoding LPS assembly lipoprotein LptE, translating to MWWSDRRGFLSLAAAATLALAGCGFTPVYAPGAAATQLQNAVLVDEPVDRESYVLVRQLEQRLGRAEAPRYGLSLALDLKQERMAITASNITTRFNLIGQVAYALRDLDGGKVLISGNAQSFTGYSATGSTAATQAARRDAAERLMTILADQISTRLMAGAGALVP from the coding sequence ATGTGGTGGTCTGACAGACGTGGATTTCTGAGTTTGGCGGCAGCGGCGACGCTGGCGCTTGCGGGCTGTGGTTTTACGCCTGTTTATGCGCCCGGTGCGGCGGCGACACAGTTGCAGAACGCGGTTCTGGTTGATGAACCAGTCGACAGGGAAAGCTATGTTCTGGTGCGCCAGCTTGAACAGCGGCTGGGCCGGGCAGAGGCACCGCGCTATGGGCTTTCACTGGCTCTTGATCTCAAGCAGGAGCGGATGGCGATTACCGCTAGCAACATCACCACGCGGTTTAACCTGATTGGCCAAGTCGCCTATGCGCTGCGTGATCTCGATGGCGGCAAGGTGCTGATTTCAGGCAATGCACAGAGCTTTACCGGCTATTCCGCGACCGGCTCTACTGCCGCCACGCAGGCGGCGCGGCGCGATGCGGCGGAGCGGCTGATGACGATTCTGGCCGATCAGATATCCACGCGGCTGATGGCGGGTGCCGGGGCGCTTGTGCCGTGA
- a CDS encoding rhamnan synthesis F family protein, with product MGTFNLSKLNRELRRVGASMNRAFTRRFHEPRRQRIHDRERSKRLQIIPGPQALESKLAIFVLYQPDGLAVSVFFTLRHLASEGYATDVVINGPVSEDDLCRLRLLSRRVLLRPNIGYDFGAYRDALLTLFDEQVNPDHLLLLNDSTWFPLRPNDSSIAHMEALGVDLAGQVFKTEYATRSRHDHLEAHCLLVSRDLFTGADFRAFWRGYVMSDDRTTTVETGEKGLTQAMLKGGHAVGALLDKERFLALLDEQDESAFDELLSHLVLHRDDARAQWQVIRQTPHPQRRADALAWIDHALSNARQYLISSTFIEPAMRLAALPFIKKTSDPRYQLARRHILAAEKEGRIPRSHRK from the coding sequence ATGGGCACGTTTAATCTCTCAAAACTCAACCGCGAACTACGGCGCGTCGGCGCCTCAATGAACCGCGCCTTCACCCGCCGTTTCCACGAGCCGCGCCGCCAGCGTATTCATGATCGAGAGCGGTCCAAACGTTTGCAAATCATACCCGGACCACAGGCATTGGAGAGCAAACTGGCGATCTTTGTCCTATATCAACCGGATGGGTTGGCCGTTTCCGTATTCTTCACTCTGCGCCACCTCGCAAGCGAAGGCTACGCCACGGATGTTGTCATCAACGGCCCTGTCAGTGAAGATGACCTTTGCCGACTTCGTTTACTATCGCGCCGGGTCCTCCTGCGCCCCAATATCGGATATGATTTCGGGGCCTACCGCGATGCTCTGCTCACTCTGTTCGACGAACAGGTGAATCCCGATCATCTCTTGTTGCTGAACGACAGCACGTGGTTTCCCCTTCGCCCGAATGACTCATCCATCGCACATATGGAAGCACTTGGCGTCGATCTGGCAGGGCAAGTGTTCAAGACCGAATATGCGACCCGCTCCCGGCACGATCACCTAGAAGCGCATTGCCTTCTGGTTTCGAGAGATTTGTTCACCGGGGCCGACTTTCGCGCGTTCTGGCGTGGCTATGTCATGTCTGACGATCGCACCACTACGGTGGAAACCGGTGAGAAAGGTCTTACGCAAGCCATGTTGAAGGGCGGCCACGCGGTGGGGGCGCTGCTCGACAAGGAGAGGTTTCTCGCATTGCTGGACGAGCAGGATGAATCTGCTTTTGATGAACTTCTTAGCCATCTCGTCCTTCACCGCGATGACGCCAGAGCACAATGGCAGGTGATCCGGCAAACGCCACATCCGCAGCGTCGTGCCGATGCATTGGCATGGATAGACCATGCGCTTTCCAATGCTCGCCAGTATCTGATTTCATCGACCTTTATTGAACCGGCTATGCGGTTGGCGGCCTTGCCGTTCATCAAGAAAACGTCGGACCCTCGCTATCAACTGGCCCGACGGCACATCCTTGCCGCTGAGAAGGAGGGCCGCATCCCCCGTTCGCACCGGAAATAA
- a CDS encoding rhamnan synthesis F family protein, with product MIPLWKLRREWARLKQQLSALPERLFEPAARRRHDAAFKAGFPVHHGAVAQREKIALILIYQPDGVADSLILMCAHLVTKGYAPFIVSNTPLTMSDQNRLLAHAWRLLIRPNFGYDFGGYRDGIRQLARWDITPEHLLVLNDSIWFPLDPEETLISGLESSPADLTGTILRQRGEERFLESYCYMIPAKTVTKKAFQAYWNELQITSNKYKVIRRGERGFSRAMRAAGLMLAPIYPYEAFFEALGRQDDDFLKKTLLYAAHAHDEYEAARQTLLAETASPDWRDRALAHIRATIPREQPYSAYPFAMVRLFAYPILKMSNDHVAMLWRTAYLRAVEAGDLPPPIDPVRAELRCKIQADMA from the coding sequence ATGATCCCGCTCTGGAAACTCCGGCGTGAATGGGCGCGTTTGAAGCAGCAACTCAGCGCGCTGCCCGAGCGCCTGTTCGAGCCTGCCGCGCGCCGCCGCCATGATGCCGCGTTCAAAGCCGGGTTTCCCGTTCATCACGGCGCCGTGGCACAGCGTGAAAAAATCGCGCTGATCTTGATCTATCAACCCGACGGCGTCGCGGATAGCCTCATTCTGATGTGCGCGCATCTGGTGACCAAGGGTTATGCGCCGTTCATCGTCTCGAATACGCCGCTCACGATGAGCGATCAAAACCGGTTGTTGGCCCATGCCTGGCGGCTGCTGATCAGGCCCAATTTCGGCTATGATTTCGGCGGCTATCGTGACGGCATCCGCCAACTCGCCCGCTGGGACATCACGCCCGAGCATCTACTGGTGCTGAACGACAGCATCTGGTTCCCGCTTGACCCGGAGGAGACCCTGATCAGCGGCTTGGAATCCTCGCCTGCTGATCTGACAGGAACCATCCTGCGCCAACGCGGCGAAGAACGATTCCTTGAAAGTTATTGCTATATGATCCCGGCCAAAACAGTCACTAAAAAGGCTTTTCAGGCTTACTGGAATGAACTTCAAATCACCTCGAATAAATACAAGGTTATCCGGCGCGGTGAGCGGGGTTTCTCCCGCGCGATGCGCGCCGCAGGATTGATGCTTGCTCCGATCTATCCATACGAGGCCTTCTTCGAAGCACTTGGCCGACAGGATGATGACTTCCTCAAGAAAACCCTGCTCTACGCCGCCCATGCGCATGATGAATACGAAGCCGCGCGCCAGACGCTTCTGGCCGAAACCGCCAGCCCCGACTGGCGAGACCGGGCACTGGCCCATATCCGTGCCACCATCCCGCGTGAGCAGCCTTATTCTGCCTACCCGTTCGCCATGGTCCGGCTCTTCGCCTATCCAATCCTGAAAATGTCAAACGATCACGTCGCCATGCTATGGCGCACCGCTTATTTGCGCGCAGTAGAGGCAGGCGATCTGCCCCCGCCGATTGATCCGGTTCGCGCCGAGCTGCGTTGTAAGATTCAGGCGGATATGGCATAA
- a CDS encoding FkbM family methyltransferase — MGILITALHKARILHPVLNFRGIKVPVAGDHISRTLWKHIWKGGYEGPEIEALSSLIRPGDRILELGTGMGLVSGVAANLHPDVKIEAYEANPALIPAIHKLHELNGITNINVNNAILLPTDDTTPIRFNLHENFTMSSIKNTIDSSGYVEVERRDFRKVLSEFRPDILACDIEGGEEELFTGVTLQGLRSLIIEFHPKLISRSAVKRIYDLCADAGLYPRIELSSLQVVAFDKIDT; from the coding sequence ATGGGAATATTGATCACCGCGTTGCACAAGGCACGCATTCTGCACCCAGTTTTGAATTTCCGCGGAATCAAAGTGCCTGTAGCGGGTGATCACATTAGCCGCACGCTCTGGAAGCACATTTGGAAAGGCGGCTATGAAGGCCCGGAAATCGAGGCGTTAAGCAGCTTGATACGCCCAGGGGATCGGATTCTGGAGCTCGGCACGGGAATGGGCCTCGTCTCCGGCGTGGCGGCAAATCTGCACCCGGACGTGAAAATCGAAGCCTACGAGGCCAACCCGGCTCTAATCCCCGCCATTCACAAACTGCATGAGTTGAATGGCATCACCAATATCAACGTCAACAACGCCATTCTGCTGCCGACAGACGATACCACCCCGATCCGTTTCAACCTGCATGAGAACTTCACAATGAGTTCTATCAAAAACACAATTGATAGTTCCGGTTATGTGGAGGTTGAACGCCGCGATTTCCGCAAGGTGCTGTCAGAGTTTCGTCCTGATATCCTCGCCTGCGATATTGAAGGCGGTGAGGAAGAGTTGTTCACTGGCGTCACTCTTCAAGGTCTGCGTTCCCTGATCATCGAGTTCCACCCCAAGCTAATCTCACGTTCAGCCGTGAAGCGCATATACGATCTCTGCGCGGATGCAGGCCTTTATCCACGGATCGAATTGTCCTCACTTCAGGTCGTCGCGTTCGACAAAATAGACACATGA
- a CDS encoding glycosyltransferase N-terminal domain-containing protein, whose protein sequence is MRLFLLLWRAAWLVLMPVILLYLWHRGRRDPLYSKRIGQRFGRHHPRTAPHIWIHAVSIGELRSAVPLIRAFLARGEHVVTTHFTPAGLREAERTFAPEIASGQISSVFVPFDYGLAFRRFFRAFRPKLGLVMEVEFWPGMITSARRANIPLFLCNGQYPAKSFTRDKRRALSPALLMPGFAGVMVKSELQAERFRHFGQTRIAITGELRFEQPLPENQLTAATTTRPSLAGDRPIITLASVVEWEEDLFINAILKHPEKGSNKPFFVFVPRAPERFGPVAAKLNAARLKTARRSEILSDTLTLQGNDQPDILLGDSLGDMYYYLALCDFAVTGGGFNPRASHNIIEPLSLGKPVILGPEIWTIEYPAIEAIAAGVAQQVTADELPLAMSEPHMPSQEQIKSFLAAHSGAVEKTLKTLDRWLA, encoded by the coding sequence TTGCGCCTCTTTCTGCTGCTTTGGCGTGCCGCATGGCTGGTGCTGATGCCGGTGATTTTGCTCTACCTCTGGCATCGTGGCCGCCGCGACCCGCTCTATTCAAAGCGCATTGGCCAACGTTTCGGTCGTCATCATCCACGCACCGCGCCGCATATCTGGATTCACGCTGTTTCCATCGGTGAACTGCGCTCTGCCGTGCCGCTGATCCGCGCCTTTCTTGCGCGCGGTGAACATGTCGTCACCACGCATTTCACCCCGGCTGGCCTGCGCGAGGCCGAACGCACCTTCGCGCCGGAAATCGCCTCCGGCCAAATCAGCAGCGTATTCGTGCCGTTTGATTACGGCCTTGCCTTCCGCCGCTTCTTCCGCGCCTTCCGGCCAAAGCTGGGTTTGGTGATGGAGGTCGAATTCTGGCCCGGAATGATAACCTCCGCCCGCCGCGCGAACATCCCGCTTTTCCTTTGCAACGGCCAATATCCAGCAAAAAGCTTCACTCGTGACAAACGGCGCGCCCTGTCACCCGCCCTGCTAATGCCGGGTTTTGCGGGCGTCATGGTCAAGTCCGAATTGCAGGCCGAACGCTTCCGCCACTTCGGGCAAACTCGCATTGCCATCACCGGAGAGCTGCGGTTTGAGCAACCCCTCCCTGAGAACCAGCTAACAGCGGCCACCACCACGCGCCCTTCTCTGGCCGGTGACCGCCCGATAATAACTTTGGCATCGGTGGTTGAATGGGAAGAGGATCTCTTCATAAACGCCATTCTCAAACACCCCGAAAAAGGCTCTAACAAACCGTTTTTCGTATTCGTCCCCCGCGCGCCAGAGCGTTTCGGGCCAGTTGCGGCCAAGCTCAATGCGGCGCGATTGAAAACGGCACGCCGCTCTGAAATCCTTTCTGATACGCTCACTCTGCAAGGCAACGACCAACCCGATATTCTTCTCGGGGATAGCCTCGGCGATATGTATTATTACCTCGCCCTCTGCGATTTTGCCGTTACCGGCGGCGGATTCAATCCGCGCGCCTCGCATAACATCATCGAACCGCTCAGTCTGGGAAAGCCGGTTATTCTCGGCCCCGAAATCTGGACCATCGAATATCCGGCAATCGAAGCAATTGCCGCAGGCGTCGCCCAACAGGTCACAGCCGATGAACTTCCTTTGGCCATGTCAGAGCCGCATATGCCGTCTCAGGAACAGATCAAGTCTTTCCTCGCCGCCCATTCCGGTGCGGTGGAAAAGACCCTCAAAACCTTGGATAGATGGCTTGCATAG
- a CDS encoding DNA polymerase III subunit delta — MKLSTRDAARYFARPEPDRTGLLIYGDDAMRVALRRQEVIAALIGPNGDEEMRLTRIPGADLRKEPALLLDAIKAQGFFPGPRVAFVEDATEVAAPAILAALEDWAAGDAQLVVTAGKLKPSSKLRKAFEAHKNAYATGIYDDPPDRAEIEGDLRKAGVTEIGNDAMNALLGMARELGPGDLRQLIGKLGLYKHGDETAVTAADVAAVAPSSTEADLDDVLNIVAEGRMGDIGPVMRKLEAQGVQAVALCIGASRHFRALYTAASDPQGPAQGVSKMRPPVFGPRRDRMVRQAQQWQAAKLEIALGVLIDTDLQLRSAGQRAPAMALVERSLIRLAMLGQARR, encoded by the coding sequence GTGAAGTTAAGCACGCGCGATGCCGCCCGCTATTTCGCCCGGCCCGAACCAGACCGCACCGGGCTTTTGATTTACGGCGATGATGCGATGCGGGTGGCGCTGCGGCGACAAGAAGTGATTGCGGCGCTGATCGGGCCGAACGGCGACGAGGAAATGCGGCTGACGCGTATTCCGGGGGCTGATTTGCGCAAGGAACCGGCGCTGTTGCTTGATGCCATCAAGGCGCAGGGGTTTTTCCCCGGCCCGCGAGTTGCGTTTGTTGAGGATGCAACAGAGGTCGCGGCACCCGCAATTCTGGCGGCGCTTGAGGATTGGGCGGCAGGGGATGCGCAGCTTGTCGTGACGGCGGGAAAGCTCAAGCCGTCATCGAAGCTTAGAAAAGCGTTTGAGGCGCATAAGAATGCCTATGCAACAGGTATTTACGACGACCCGCCCGACCGGGCGGAGATTGAGGGCGATCTGCGCAAAGCGGGTGTGACCGAGATTGGTAATGACGCGATGAACGCGCTTCTTGGGATGGCGCGTGAGCTTGGCCCCGGCGATCTGCGGCAGCTGATTGGCAAGCTGGGGCTTTATAAACACGGCGATGAAACTGCGGTGACGGCGGCGGATGTGGCCGCTGTGGCACCAAGTTCAACCGAGGCTGATCTTGATGATGTTCTGAACATCGTGGCCGAAGGCCGAATGGGAGATATAGGGCCGGTGATGCGCAAGCTTGAGGCACAAGGCGTGCAGGCGGTTGCGCTGTGTATCGGGGCTTCGCGGCATTTCAGGGCGCTTTACACGGCGGCGAGTGATCCGCAAGGCCCGGCGCAGGGGGTATCAAAGATGCGCCCGCCGGTTTTTGGGCCGCGACGCGACCGCATGGTGCGGCAGGCGCAACAATGGCAAGCTGCCAAGCTTGAAATCGCGCTGGGCGTGCTGATCGACACCGATTTGCAGCTCAGGAGCGCGGGGCAGCGGGCACCGGCGATGGCACTGGTGGAGCGCAGTCTGATTCGGCTGGCGATGCTGGGGCAGGCGCGGCGATAA
- a CDS encoding acylneuraminate cytidylyltransferase family protein, whose protein sequence is MIVGHIGVRKGSKGVPGKNFRALCGKPLIDWSLEQLLAHPRIDAVVVSTDDERIYEHAVAKGCLEMGLRPDELATDSAGKWGVWQHALGKAEELVGAVEAFVDLDATSPLREMSDIDGALDAFFADRPDMIMSCTEARKNPYFNLVEPDESGALRVSKPLPGGVVARQQAPVVWEHAASTYVVAPAYLKQAKGLFEGRVLPYLMPPERCMDIDSELDFKLVECLMKEKGNG, encoded by the coding sequence ATGATCGTTGGCCATATCGGAGTGCGCAAAGGCTCGAAAGGCGTGCCGGGCAAGAATTTTCGCGCGCTTTGTGGCAAACCGCTTATCGACTGGTCGTTGGAGCAGTTGCTTGCCCATCCGCGTATTGATGCGGTGGTGGTCAGCACGGATGATGAGCGGATTTATGAACACGCGGTGGCGAAAGGCTGTCTCGAAATGGGGCTGCGCCCGGATGAACTGGCCACTGACAGCGCCGGGAAATGGGGCGTGTGGCAACACGCGCTTGGCAAGGCCGAAGAACTGGTCGGCGCGGTGGAGGCGTTTGTCGATCTCGACGCCACCTCGCCCTTGCGCGAGATGAGCGATATCGACGGGGCGCTTGATGCGTTCTTCGCCGATAGGCCGGATATGATCATGTCTTGCACGGAGGCGCGCAAGAATCCCTATTTCAACCTTGTGGAACCCGATGAAAGCGGGGCGCTCCGGGTGTCCAAGCCGCTGCCCGGCGGGGTTGTCGCGCGGCAACAGGCGCCGGTTGTGTGGGAGCACGCGGCGAGCACCTATGTTGTTGCTCCGGCCTATCTCAAGCAGGCGAAAGGATTGTTCGAAGGGCGGGTGCTGCCTTATCTGATGCCGCCTGAACGCTGTATGGATATTGATAGCGAGCTGGATTTCAAGCTCGTGGAATGCCTGATGAAGGAGAAGGGCAATGGCTGA
- a CDS encoding SDR family oxidoreductase, with protein sequence MADQLKGRTVFITGSGGVLGSTYVRRMLEAGAKVVSTDLPGARAEALQEAHGANPDFGFYELDVGDEAAVEGIFQRVMADGWQPNVVLNNAAITGEMLMGKGKGFPDFADTTVEDFEKTLRTNLTGAFMVARQMDRDIIGKYPATLINVASMYALNGAHHPIYDGMPFKNFSAYGVTKAGIHGLTVWLAGYWADRQATVNTIAPGAVFNGHSDEFQRRVGELIMAGRMAQPDEIADVMLFLTSAQAGYMTGQLVNVDGGFSAW encoded by the coding sequence ATGGCTGATCAACTCAAGGGCAGAACGGTTTTCATCACCGGATCGGGGGGTGTTCTTGGCTCGACCTATGTGCGCCGGATGCTTGAGGCGGGGGCAAAGGTGGTTTCGACCGATTTGCCGGGTGCGCGCGCCGAAGCCTTGCAGGAGGCGCATGGTGCGAACCCGGATTTCGGCTTTTACGAGCTGGATGTGGGCGACGAGGCGGCGGTTGAGGGGATTTTCCAGCGGGTGATGGCGGATGGCTGGCAGCCCAATGTGGTGCTCAACAACGCGGCGATCACCGGTGAGATGCTGATGGGCAAGGGCAAAGGGTTCCCTGATTTTGCTGACACCACGGTTGAGGATTTCGAGAAAACGCTGCGCACCAATCTGACCGGCGCGTTCATGGTCGCCCGGCAGATGGACCGCGATATTATCGGGAAATATCCGGCGACGTTGATCAACGTCGCATCGATGTATGCGCTCAACGGGGCGCATCACCCGATTTATGACGGGATGCCGTTCAAGAATTTTTCGGCCTATGGCGTGACCAAGGCCGGGATTCATGGGCTTACGGTGTGGCTGGCGGGGTATTGGGCCGACCGGCAAGCGACGGTGAACACGATTGCGCCGGGCGCGGTGTTCAACGGCCATTCGGACGAGTTTCAGCGCCGGGTCGGGGAATTGATCATGGCCGGACGGATGGCGCAGCCGGATGAAATTGCCGATGTCATGCTTTTTCTGACAAGCGCGCAGGCCGGTTATATGACCGGGCAATTGGTGAATGTCGATGGCGGCTTTTCGGCTTGGTGA
- the neuC gene encoding UDP-N-acetylglucosamine 2-epimerase, translating to MKKRLLFVTGTRADFGKIEPLALAARDAGHDVAFFATGMHMLDRYGLTKIEVHRTPGVTVHEFLNQRIGDPQDMVLAKTVLGFSDFVAEHRPDLVIVHGDRVEALACALVCATNYIRCAHIEGGEVSGTIDELFRHCNSKLAYCHFVSSQSAARRVMALGEPPEAIFTIGSPELDFHSRSSGVTLSEVKAHYAIPFDEFGICTFHPVTSEADAMGAQAEAFFAALETSQRPFVVILPNNDPGSEAILHVIRALPKDRFRAIPSMRFAHFSEAMKNAACIVGNSSAGVREAPSLGLLHSISAADRQTAPAAARSPPVPPQTAPRLPTSSRMNGASTIPAMVLLAKATPPPALSRF from the coding sequence ATGAAAAAACGCCTCCTCTTCGTCACCGGCACACGTGCCGATTTCGGCAAGATCGAGCCGCTGGCGCTGGCGGCGCGGGATGCAGGGCATGATGTGGCGTTCTTTGCCACCGGGATGCACATGCTCGACCGTTACGGGCTGACCAAGATCGAAGTGCATCGCACCCCCGGCGTGACCGTGCATGAATTCCTCAACCAACGCATCGGTGATCCACAGGACATGGTGCTGGCCAAGACCGTGCTCGGCTTTTCCGATTTCGTCGCCGAGCATCGCCCCGATCTCGTCATCGTGCATGGCGACCGGGTGGAGGCGCTGGCGTGCGCGCTGGTCTGTGCCACAAACTATATCCGCTGTGCGCATATCGAAGGCGGCGAGGTTTCCGGCACGATTGATGAACTGTTCCGCCATTGCAATTCCAAGCTCGCCTATTGCCATTTCGTCTCCTCGCAATCGGCCGCGCGCCGGGTGATGGCGCTGGGGGAGCCGCCCGAGGCAATCTTCACCATCGGCTCGCCCGAGCTTGATTTTCACTCGCGCAGCTCCGGCGTGACACTCAGCGAAGTGAAGGCGCATTATGCCATCCCGTTTGATGAATTCGGCATCTGCACCTTTCACCCCGTCACCTCAGAGGCGGATGCCATGGGTGCACAGGCAGAGGCGTTTTTCGCCGCGTTAGAGACGTCTCAGCGCCCTTTCGTCGTGATCCTACCCAACAATGATCCGGGTTCCGAAGCCATCCTGCACGTGATCCGTGCCCTGCCCAAAGATCGCTTCCGCGCCATCCCATCTATGCGATTCGCGCATTTCTCGGAGGCGATGAAAAACGCCGCCTGCATCGTTGGCAATTCCAGCGCCGGCGTGCGTGAAGCCCCTTCCTTGGGATTGCTTCACTCGATATCGGCAGCAGACAGGCAAACCGCGCCAGCGGCAGCTCGATCACCGCCTGTCCCGCCGCAGACAGCGCCGCGATTGCCCACTTCCTCAAGGATGAATGGGGCAAGCACTATCCCCGCGATGGTGCTTTTGGCGAAGGCAACGCCGCCGCCCGCTTTGTCGAGGTTCTGA
- a CDS encoding glutathione S-transferase family protein — translation MYEVIGGLQSRTFRVLWMLEELGEGYTHLPEKTHSELVLSLNPSGKIPIMREGDAVLTDSTAIITYLADKHGQLTHPAGTIARAHQDGLTQLVLDEIDAVLWTAARHTFALPEERRVPEVKDSLRWEFERNVGRLSDRLEGPFLMGDMMTVPDIILAHCLNWAYSAKFAYEQENLLAYAKAMRGRDAFKRALGT, via the coding sequence ATGTATGAAGTGATTGGCGGGCTGCAAAGCCGGACGTTCCGGGTGCTCTGGATGTTGGAGGAACTGGGGGAGGGCTATACCCATCTGCCTGAAAAAACCCATTCCGAGCTGGTTTTGAGCCTCAACCCGTCGGGAAAGATTCCGATCATGCGCGAGGGCGACGCGGTGCTGACCGATTCGACCGCGATCATCACCTATCTGGCTGACAAGCACGGGCAGTTGACCCACCCGGCGGGCACGATTGCGCGGGCGCATCAGGATGGGCTGACTCAGCTTGTGCTGGATGAGATCGACGCCGTGCTCTGGACGGCGGCGCGGCATACATTCGCGTTGCCGGAAGAACGGCGCGTGCCCGAAGTAAAGGACAGCCTGCGCTGGGAATTTGAGCGGAATGTGGGGCGGCTTTCAGACCGGCTGGAGGGGCCGTTCCTGATGGGTGACATGATGACTGTGCCGGATATTATTCTGGCTCATTGTCTGAACTGGGCTTATTCGGCGAAGTTTGCTTATGAGCAGGAAAACCTGCTGGCTTATGCCAAGGCGATGCGGGGACGTGATGCGTTCAAGCGCGCGTTGGGAACCTGA
- a CDS encoding glycosyltransferase N-terminal domain-containing protein: MAKPAGFALRGWLMLTWAIQPLLPWHLKKRLARGKEHPVRWREKLGHASAERPAGRLVWLHAIGLGEVLALRGLIARLALIEPDLHFLVTSGTRASAEVFAQNLPPRTQHQFAPLDAPGPARRFLAHWRPDLSIWAEQELWPGLVYRTARRGVPLALVNARMNAAAFARRRKGAALYRDILPRFTLVSAQDTATAGHLRALGAQQVRIDGSLKTIAPPLTDLPGPRTALAAQINGRPLWLAASTHPEDEAFVLAAHKLYLEQHPDALLILAPRLPDRAGDILATIRASGLTPAQRSIHEAPTPETQVYLADTFGEMGLFYRLARVAFVGGSMGAVEGHNPWEPVALGCAVLHGPHTANFAADYAALKAAQATKTVETPDALKQALTKSDTPEMAARALRLRQSHMDRLDTLCEKLVQLL, translated from the coding sequence ATGGCTAAGCCTGCGGGTTTTGCCCTGCGTGGCTGGCTCATGCTCACATGGGCGATCCAACCGCTGTTGCCCTGGCATCTGAAGAAACGCCTTGCGCGTGGCAAGGAACACCCGGTTCGCTGGCGTGAAAAGCTTGGCCATGCCAGTGCTGAACGCCCCGCCGGGCGGCTTGTCTGGCTGCATGCCATCGGGCTTGGGGAGGTTCTTGCGCTGCGCGGATTGATTGCACGTTTGGCCTTGATAGAGCCTGATTTGCACTTCCTCGTCACCTCAGGCACCCGCGCTTCAGCCGAGGTTTTTGCCCAAAACCTTCCGCCGCGCACCCAGCATCAGTTCGCCCCGCTCGACGCGCCCGGCCCGGCCCGCCGCTTCCTCGCGCACTGGCGGCCCGATCTCTCGATCTGGGCCGAGCAGGAGCTTTGGCCGGGCCTTGTCTATCGCACTGCACGGCGCGGCGTTCCGCTCGCACTCGTCAACGCGCGGATGAACGCCGCCGCCTTCGCGCGCCGTCGCAAGGGCGCGGCGCTTTATCGTGACATCCTGCCACGTTTCACTCTGGTTTCGGCGCAGGATACGGCCACTGCCGGGCATCTGCGCGCGCTCGGGGCGCAGCAGGTCCGCATTGATGGCTCGCTCAAAACCATCGCCCCCCCGCTGACGGACCTGCCCGGCCCGCGCACCGCTCTGGCCGCTCAAATCAATGGCCGCCCGCTCTGGCTCGCGGCCTCGACCCACCCGGAAGACGAGGCGTTCGTTCTCGCTGCGCACAAGCTTTACCTCGAACAACATCCCGATGCCCTGCTGATCCTCGCCCCGCGCCTGCCCGATCGCGCCGGCGATATACTGGCCACCATCCGCGCCTCCGGGCTCACCCCGGCGCAGCGCAGCATCCATGAGGCGCCCACGCCCGAAACCCAAGTCTATCTTGCCGATACATTCGGCGAGATGGGGCTTTTCTATCGGCTGGCGCGTGTCGCCTTCGTCGGCGGCAGCATGGGCGCGGTAGAAGGCCACAACCCGTGGGAGCCTGTGGCGCTCGGCTGTGCCGTTCTGCACGGCCCGCACACTGCCAACTTCGCCGCCGATTACGCCGCCCTGAAAGCTGCTCAGGCCACAAAGACGGTGGAGACCCCAGACGCCTTGAAACAGGCTCTAACCAAGTCTGACACTCCTGAAATGGCCGCGCGCGCCCTGCGCTTGCGCCAAAGCCATATGGACCGGCTCGACACATTGTGCGAAAAGCTGGTTCAGCTTCTTTGA